Proteins found in one Lutimonas zeaxanthinifaciens genomic segment:
- a CDS encoding porin has product MKWKLWGALVLLTTVSFAQQDTKQDSLRVMNRIGYNNASKLTIGGYVQIDYNEPDGAAPGKLDVHRLVMLFGYNFNEKVSFLTEIEFEHVKEVYVEQAFVNYSFNTAFNLRGGLMLVPMGYVNEYHEPPVFYGVERPGLDKYVVPTTWRELGIGATGNLQDLSLRYQAYIFNGFISYKDGEGTLRGVDGLRKGRQKGAESVIHNPNLSFKLDYYGVLGLKVGFAGYFGETQSDDPSVENSTVGVAMIGLNASYRYRSLDFRGQYIYSSLSGTEEYNELTGKDLGSKMDGYYIEAAYDFMPLINRNSNKNLSLFSRYEAYNTHAATAGDLEKNKLYDRTDITFGCDFKIAPGVAVKADYQWRTDAQEGSDRSNLFNAGVGVMF; this is encoded by the coding sequence ATGAAATGGAAATTGTGGGGTGCTTTGGTCTTGCTGACCACAGTATCATTTGCCCAACAGGATACCAAACAGGATTCCTTAAGAGTAATGAACAGAATTGGATATAACAACGCAAGTAAGCTTACCATCGGGGGGTACGTTCAAATTGATTATAACGAACCCGACGGAGCAGCGCCGGGGAAACTTGATGTACATCGACTTGTAATGTTATTTGGATATAATTTTAACGAAAAAGTTAGTTTCTTGACTGAAATTGAATTTGAGCATGTGAAAGAGGTTTACGTTGAACAGGCTTTTGTAAATTATAGTTTTAATACAGCTTTCAATCTTCGTGGTGGTTTGATGCTTGTGCCTATGGGATATGTCAATGAATATCATGAACCTCCTGTATTTTATGGGGTAGAGCGTCCCGGACTGGACAAATATGTAGTACCAACGACCTGGCGTGAACTGGGAATTGGTGCCACGGGTAACCTTCAGGATCTTTCCTTGCGTTATCAGGCTTATATCTTTAATGGTTTTATCTCCTATAAGGATGGAGAAGGAACTTTAAGAGGTGTGGATGGACTGAGAAAAGGAAGACAGAAAGGTGCAGAATCTGTGATTCACAACCCAAACCTTTCTTTTAAATTGGATTATTATGGCGTTCTGGGCCTTAAAGTTGGATTTGCGGGGTATTTTGGAGAGACCCAATCAGATGATCCATCTGTTGAAAATTCAACGGTAGGGGTCGCCATGATTGGTCTTAATGCATCGTATAGATACAGAAGTTTAGACTTCAGAGGCCAGTATATATATTCAAGTCTTTCCGGAACCGAGGAATACAATGAATTAACAGGAAAGGACCTGGGATCCAAAATGGACGGTTATTATATCGAGGCTGCCTATGATTTTATGCCTTTGATCAATAGAAATTCAAATAAAAATTTATCACTTTTTTCAAGATATGAAGCTTACAATACCCACGCGGCAACGGCAGGCGACCTTGAAAAAAACAAATTATATGATCGAACCGACATTACTTTTGGATGCGACTTTAAAATCGCCCCCGGAGTCGCTGTTAAAGCAGATTATCAATGGAGAACCGACGCACAGGAAGGTAGTGACAGAAGCAACCTGTTCAATGCCGGAGTCGGAGTAATGTTCTAA
- a CDS encoding FMN-binding protein has translation MSSFTDIPKNYQKKIDKEIFSIFEIETYNKELVFIDDDVLQGMTEDFDAESFYKIIEQEVHLGYFYLGTAPSKADVFDYIVIFDKDMIIKKIKILAYREDWGGEITSKRWLKQFKGSDPSTSLKYGSDVMGISGATISARSMTNAVNALLLNLSKLQE, from the coding sequence TTGAGTTCTTTCACAGATATTCCGAAGAATTACCAGAAGAAAATAGACAAAGAAATTTTCAGCATTTTTGAAATTGAGACCTATAATAAGGAGTTAGTGTTCATTGATGATGATGTGCTACAGGGGATGACTGAGGATTTTGATGCAGAAAGCTTCTATAAGATCATTGAACAAGAAGTACATCTTGGTTATTTCTATTTAGGAACTGCTCCAAGTAAGGCTGATGTTTTTGACTACATTGTAATATTTGACAAGGATATGATCATCAAAAAGATCAAAATACTTGCCTACAGAGAAGACTGGGGAGGAGAAATTACCAGTAAACGCTGGTTAAAACAATTTAAAGGAAGTGACCCGAGTACTTCCCTTAAATACGGATCGGATGTCATGGGAATCTCGGGTGCCACGATCTCTGCACGATCGATGACCAATGCGGTTAATGCCTTACTGCTGAATTTATCAAAATTACAAGAATAG